A genomic region of Thunnus albacares chromosome 2, fThuAlb1.1, whole genome shotgun sequence contains the following coding sequences:
- the LOC122993812 gene encoding AP2-associated protein kinase 1-like isoform X4 — MKKFFDSRRELVSSGPGSGAGGGGAGSGGGGSFIGRVFTIGRYQVTVEEIVAEGGFAIVFLVRTHQGLRCALKRMYVNNEHDLQVCNLEIQIMRDLVGHKNIVGFLDSSITAVGAGDVWEVLILMDFCRGGQVVNLMNQRLQTGFTEAEVLQIFCDTCEAVARLHQCKTPIIHRDLKVENILLHDRGHYVLCDFGSATNRFQNPQTEGVPVVEEEIKKYTTLSYRAPEMVNLYGGKVITAKADIWAMGCLLYKLCYFTLPFGESQVAICDGSFTIPDNSRYSQDMHCLIRYMLEPDPDKRPDIYQVSYFAFKLTRRECPVPNVHNSSIPTKLPEPIRASEAVAKKSQTKARLTDPIPTTETSIAPRQRPKAGQAQPQPISGILPIQPALTPRKRPNVAAGAPQAIGSSVPPSAAAAQQTAPQSVQTTNMQPQATPQHQQLLMKQQQASAFLSPQSNQQQQQQQQQQHEVHETAAPHLTPIPESAVIGPAADPDVVPASRGIHKVSSLTPPSSPKMAPKSGHRRILSDVTHSAVFGVPVSKSTQLLQAAAAEASLNKSKSASTTPSGSPCSSQQSVYHQGDGEAPSALSAPSTQPSWNPFGDDNFSKLTAEELLNKDFAKLAETAAQGEKAMGSNENLIPGLDAFPAERPADILGAGSALLSVPDPFNTLSLSDTPAKAEVCVDSLIPGLEAPQAQRHAGQPELISASMPDSLTGEDSLLGCDLLSHTSPHANQSVSALPSSSACSSAPPGSGSGSCLEELPPGQTASDSAFLMSCGEKGNDDEFDPIPVLISKNSNQDAQGESNGYSVLGEGQETETPEGDSQTNVGCVHSSDEDEEKEAHKEEQQDQEAIESHAVAHDCSGSRPLLLDSEEEEEQGSQLAVPSSPHSSIVPTQPSTTFHQPTPSTFAQNHSQHAHEPAKGADVAADVFSKAPFRVAQEESGDVFANAPFPRAPVAAQQPFDVFSQAPFGKRKDATGTYPEQGVLGQVTPQPFRPQALAKYSRHFEGPVPQQPIAAHRVVSNVSRQTAVGSVPVGPLHSWTSEVSAVDPFVSAPFHLKAPQEKP, encoded by the exons ATGAAGAAATTTTTTGACTCTCGTCGGGAGCTGGTGAGCTCTGGGCCTGGTTCCGGAGCCGGTGGAGGAGGCGCAGGTTCCGGCGGCGGTGGCAGCTTCATCGGACGGGTCTTCACTATTGGACGATATCAAGTGACCGTCGAGGAAATTGTCGCTGAAG GAGGTTTTGCCATTGTGTTTTTGGTGCGGACTCATCAAGGGCTACGTTGTGCACTAAAAAGGATGTATGTCAACAATGAACATGATCTACAAGTCTGCAATCTTGAGATACAGATCATG AGGGACTTAGTGGGCCACAAAAACATAGTTGGTTTCCTGGACTCCAGCATAACTGCAGTTGGAGCTGGTGATGTATGGGAAGTCCTAATCTTAATGGACTTCTGTCGAG GTGGGCAGGTGGTAAATCTAATGAATCAGCGGCTACAGACAGGCTTCACTGAAGCCGAGGTGTTACAGATCTTTTGTGACACATGTGAGGCTGTTGCTCGTCTCCACCAGTGCAAAACTCCAATCATCCACAGAGATCTCAAG GTAGAAAATATTCTTCTGCATGATCGGGGACACTATGTGCTCTGTGACTTTGGAAGTGCCACAAACCGCTTCCAAAACCCACAGACAGAGGGGGTGCCAGTCGTTGAGGAGGAAATCAAAAA GTACACTACTCTGTCATACCGCGCTCCAGAGATGGTCAACCTCTATGGTGGAAAGGTCATCACAGCGAAGGCAGACATTTGG gcAATGGGTTGTCTACTCTATAAGCTGTGCTACTTCACGCTTCCTTTTGGGGAGAGCCAAGTAGCAATCTGTGATGGCAGCTTCACTATCCCAGACAACTCCCGCTACTCCCAGGACATGCACTGTCTCATCA GATACATGCTGGAACCTGACCCAGATAAGAGACCAGACATCTACCAAGTATCCTACTTTGCCTTTAAACTGACTCGACGAGAGTGTCCAGTTCCAAATGTACAT AATTCGTCCATTCCTACAAAACTTCCTGAGCCTATCAGAGCCAGCGAAGCAGTGGCCAAAAAGAGTCAAACCAAAGCCAG ACTCACAGACCCCATTCCTACCACCGAAACCTCAATAGCGCCTCGACAACGGCCCAAGGCTGGGCAGGCTCAACCCCAACCGATATCAGGCATTCTTCCCATCCAGCCAGCTCTGACCCCACGCAAGAGGCCCAATGTGGCTGCTGGAGCACCGCAGGCCATAG GTTCCAGTGTCCCaccttcagctgcagctgctcaGCAAACTGCGCCGCAGTCAGTTCAGACCACCAACATGCAGCCGCAGGCTACACCACAACATCAGCAGCTCCTCATGAAGCAGCAGCAAGCTTCAGCCTTCTTGAGCCCACAGAGTAACCAGCAG cagcagcagcagcagcagcagcagcatgaagtCCATGAAACAGCAGCTCCCCATCTGACCCCCATCCCTGAATCTGCTGTCATTGGTCCTGCAGCTGACCCAGATGTGGTG CCGGCCAGCCGAGGGATTCACAAAGTCAGCTCCTTGACACCCCCCTCATCGCCGAAGATGGCCCCCAAGAGTGGCCATAGACGCATCCTGAGCGATGTCACTCACAGTGCCGTGTTTGGAGTCCCGGTCAGCAAGTCCACCCAGCTACTCCAGGCAGCCGCAGCTGAGGCCAGCCTCAACAAGTCCAA ATCAGCCAGCACTACTCCTTCTGGCTCCCCCTGCTCATCCCAGCAGAGTGTGTATCATCAAGGTGACGGTGAGGCCCCGTCAGCCCTCTCTGCACCCAGCACTCAGCCCAGCTGGAACCCCTTTGGGGATGATAACTTCTCCAAGCTAACAGCAGAGGAGCTGCTAAACAAAGACTTTGCAAAACTAGCTGAGA CTGCTGCTCAAGGAGAGAAGGCCATGGGCTCCAATGAAAATCTCATTCCAGGGCTCGATGCTTTTCCAG CTGAAAGACCTGCTGACATCCTGGGTGCAGGTTCAGCGTTGTTGAGTGTCCCGGACCCTTTTAAtaccctctccctctctgacaCCCCAG CAaaagcagaggtgtgtgtggattCACTGATTCCTGGTTTGGAAGCCCCCCAAGCCCAGCGACATGCAGGCCAGCCTGAGCTCATCTCTGCCAGCATGCCAG ACTCTCTCACTGGGGAGGACTCTCTGCTGGGCTGCGATCTGTTATCTCATACTTCTCCTCATGCAAACCagtctgtttctgctctcccttcctcctccgCCTGCTCTTCTGCTCCTCCTGGCTCCGGCTCTGGATCCTGTCTGGAGGAGCTGCCGCCTGGTCAGACAGCCTCTG ACTCCGCTTTCCTCATGTCGTGTGGGGAGAAGGGCAATGACGACGAGTTTGACCCTATTCCTGTGCTCATCTCCAAAAACTCAAATCAAG ATGCCCAAGGGGAGAGTAATGGCTACTCTGTGCTTGGCGAGGGACAAGAGACTGAAACTCCAGAGGGAGATTCTCAAACAAATGTGGGATGTGTTCACTCCAGCgatgaagatgaggaaaaaGAAGCCCACAAGGAAGAGCAGCAGGACCAAGAAGCCATTGAAAGTCACGCAGTGGCCCATGACTGCAGCGGCTCCAGACCTCTGCTGCTCGactcagaggaggaagaagaacaaggaTCTCAGCTGGCCGTCCCCTCATCACCGCACTCCAGCATAGTACCAACACAACCGTCTACTACCTTCCATCAACCTACTCCAAGTACCTTTGCTCAGAATCATTCCCAGCATGCACACGAGCCAGCAAAGGGGGCGGACGTCGCTGCAGATGTCTTCTCAAAAGCCCCCTTTCGTGTGGCGCAAGAAGAATCAGGAGATGTGTTTGCCAACGCTCCGTTTCCTCGCGCCCCCGTTGCAGCTCAGCAGCCATTCGATGTATTCTCGCAGGCTCCTTTTGGAAAAAGAAAGGACGCCACAGGAACATACCCTGAGCAAGGTGTGTTGGGACAGGTTACCCCACAACCATTCCGCCCACAAGCTCTGGCCAAATACTCCCGACACTTTGAGGGACCTGTTCCCCAGCAGCCCATAGCAGCTCACAGAGTAGTGTCTAACGTGAGCAGGCAAACTGCTGTGGGATCAGTCCCTGTTGGACCTCTTCACTCATGGACCTCAGAAGTGAGCGCTGTGGATCCCTTCGTCTCTGCACCTTTTCACCTCAAGGCCCCACAAGAAAAGCCCTAA
- the LOC122993812 gene encoding AP2-associated protein kinase 1-like isoform X7, with amino-acid sequence MKKFFDSRRELVSSGPGSGAGGGGAGSGGGGSFIGRVFTIGRYQVTVEEIVAEGGFAIVFLVRTHQGLRCALKRMYVNNEHDLQVCNLEIQIMRDLVGHKNIVGFLDSSITAVGAGDVWEVLILMDFCRGGQVVNLMNQRLQTGFTEAEVLQIFCDTCEAVARLHQCKTPIIHRDLKVENILLHDRGHYVLCDFGSATNRFQNPQTEGVPVVEEEIKKYTTLSYRAPEMVNLYGGKVITAKADIWAMGCLLYKLCYFTLPFGESQVAICDGSFTIPDNSRYSQDMHCLIRYMLEPDPDKRPDIYQVSYFAFKLTRRECPVPNVHNSSIPTKLPEPIRASEAVAKKSQTKARLTDPIPTTETSIAPRQRPKAGQAQPQPISGILPIQPALTPRKRPNVAAGAPQAIGSSVPPSAAAAQQTAPQSVQTTNMQPQATPQHQQLLMKQQQASAFLSPQSNQQQQQQQQQQHEVHETAAPHLTPIPESAVIGPAADPDVVPASRGIHKVSSLTPPSSPKMAPKSGHRRILSDVTHSAVFGVPVSKSTQLLQAAAAEASLNKSKSASTTPSGSPCSSQQSVYHQGDGEAPSALSAPSTQPSWNPFGDDNFSKLTAEELLNKDFAKLAETAAQGEKAMGSNENLIPGLDAFPAKAEVCVDSLIPGLEAPQAQRHAGQPELISASMPDSLTGEDSLLGCDLLSHTSPHANQSVSALPSSSACSSAPPGSGSGSCLEELPPGQTASDSAFLMSCGEKGNDDEFDPIPVLISKNSNQDAQGESNGYSVLGEGQETETPEGDSQTNVGCVHSSDEDEEKEAHKEEQQDQEAIESHAVAHDCSGSRPLLLDSEEEEEQGSQLAVPSSPHSSIVPTQPSTTFHQPTPSTFAQNHSQHAHEPAKGADVAADVFSKAPFRVAQEESGDVFANAPFPRAPVAAQQPFDVFSQAPFGKRKDATGTYPEQGVLGQVTPQPFRPQALAKYSRHFEGPVPQQPIAAHRVVSNVSRQTAVGSVPVGPLHSWTSEVSAVDPFVSAPFHLKAPQEKP; translated from the exons ATGAAGAAATTTTTTGACTCTCGTCGGGAGCTGGTGAGCTCTGGGCCTGGTTCCGGAGCCGGTGGAGGAGGCGCAGGTTCCGGCGGCGGTGGCAGCTTCATCGGACGGGTCTTCACTATTGGACGATATCAAGTGACCGTCGAGGAAATTGTCGCTGAAG GAGGTTTTGCCATTGTGTTTTTGGTGCGGACTCATCAAGGGCTACGTTGTGCACTAAAAAGGATGTATGTCAACAATGAACATGATCTACAAGTCTGCAATCTTGAGATACAGATCATG AGGGACTTAGTGGGCCACAAAAACATAGTTGGTTTCCTGGACTCCAGCATAACTGCAGTTGGAGCTGGTGATGTATGGGAAGTCCTAATCTTAATGGACTTCTGTCGAG GTGGGCAGGTGGTAAATCTAATGAATCAGCGGCTACAGACAGGCTTCACTGAAGCCGAGGTGTTACAGATCTTTTGTGACACATGTGAGGCTGTTGCTCGTCTCCACCAGTGCAAAACTCCAATCATCCACAGAGATCTCAAG GTAGAAAATATTCTTCTGCATGATCGGGGACACTATGTGCTCTGTGACTTTGGAAGTGCCACAAACCGCTTCCAAAACCCACAGACAGAGGGGGTGCCAGTCGTTGAGGAGGAAATCAAAAA GTACACTACTCTGTCATACCGCGCTCCAGAGATGGTCAACCTCTATGGTGGAAAGGTCATCACAGCGAAGGCAGACATTTGG gcAATGGGTTGTCTACTCTATAAGCTGTGCTACTTCACGCTTCCTTTTGGGGAGAGCCAAGTAGCAATCTGTGATGGCAGCTTCACTATCCCAGACAACTCCCGCTACTCCCAGGACATGCACTGTCTCATCA GATACATGCTGGAACCTGACCCAGATAAGAGACCAGACATCTACCAAGTATCCTACTTTGCCTTTAAACTGACTCGACGAGAGTGTCCAGTTCCAAATGTACAT AATTCGTCCATTCCTACAAAACTTCCTGAGCCTATCAGAGCCAGCGAAGCAGTGGCCAAAAAGAGTCAAACCAAAGCCAG ACTCACAGACCCCATTCCTACCACCGAAACCTCAATAGCGCCTCGACAACGGCCCAAGGCTGGGCAGGCTCAACCCCAACCGATATCAGGCATTCTTCCCATCCAGCCAGCTCTGACCCCACGCAAGAGGCCCAATGTGGCTGCTGGAGCACCGCAGGCCATAG GTTCCAGTGTCCCaccttcagctgcagctgctcaGCAAACTGCGCCGCAGTCAGTTCAGACCACCAACATGCAGCCGCAGGCTACACCACAACATCAGCAGCTCCTCATGAAGCAGCAGCAAGCTTCAGCCTTCTTGAGCCCACAGAGTAACCAGCAG cagcagcagcagcagcagcagcagcatgaagtCCATGAAACAGCAGCTCCCCATCTGACCCCCATCCCTGAATCTGCTGTCATTGGTCCTGCAGCTGACCCAGATGTGGTG CCGGCCAGCCGAGGGATTCACAAAGTCAGCTCCTTGACACCCCCCTCATCGCCGAAGATGGCCCCCAAGAGTGGCCATAGACGCATCCTGAGCGATGTCACTCACAGTGCCGTGTTTGGAGTCCCGGTCAGCAAGTCCACCCAGCTACTCCAGGCAGCCGCAGCTGAGGCCAGCCTCAACAAGTCCAA ATCAGCCAGCACTACTCCTTCTGGCTCCCCCTGCTCATCCCAGCAGAGTGTGTATCATCAAGGTGACGGTGAGGCCCCGTCAGCCCTCTCTGCACCCAGCACTCAGCCCAGCTGGAACCCCTTTGGGGATGATAACTTCTCCAAGCTAACAGCAGAGGAGCTGCTAAACAAAGACTTTGCAAAACTAGCTGAGA CTGCTGCTCAAGGAGAGAAGGCCATGGGCTCCAATGAAAATCTCATTCCAGGGCTCGATGCTTTTCCAG CAaaagcagaggtgtgtgtggattCACTGATTCCTGGTTTGGAAGCCCCCCAAGCCCAGCGACATGCAGGCCAGCCTGAGCTCATCTCTGCCAGCATGCCAG ACTCTCTCACTGGGGAGGACTCTCTGCTGGGCTGCGATCTGTTATCTCATACTTCTCCTCATGCAAACCagtctgtttctgctctcccttcctcctccgCCTGCTCTTCTGCTCCTCCTGGCTCCGGCTCTGGATCCTGTCTGGAGGAGCTGCCGCCTGGTCAGACAGCCTCTG ACTCCGCTTTCCTCATGTCGTGTGGGGAGAAGGGCAATGACGACGAGTTTGACCCTATTCCTGTGCTCATCTCCAAAAACTCAAATCAAG ATGCCCAAGGGGAGAGTAATGGCTACTCTGTGCTTGGCGAGGGACAAGAGACTGAAACTCCAGAGGGAGATTCTCAAACAAATGTGGGATGTGTTCACTCCAGCgatgaagatgaggaaaaaGAAGCCCACAAGGAAGAGCAGCAGGACCAAGAAGCCATTGAAAGTCACGCAGTGGCCCATGACTGCAGCGGCTCCAGACCTCTGCTGCTCGactcagaggaggaagaagaacaaggaTCTCAGCTGGCCGTCCCCTCATCACCGCACTCCAGCATAGTACCAACACAACCGTCTACTACCTTCCATCAACCTACTCCAAGTACCTTTGCTCAGAATCATTCCCAGCATGCACACGAGCCAGCAAAGGGGGCGGACGTCGCTGCAGATGTCTTCTCAAAAGCCCCCTTTCGTGTGGCGCAAGAAGAATCAGGAGATGTGTTTGCCAACGCTCCGTTTCCTCGCGCCCCCGTTGCAGCTCAGCAGCCATTCGATGTATTCTCGCAGGCTCCTTTTGGAAAAAGAAAGGACGCCACAGGAACATACCCTGAGCAAGGTGTGTTGGGACAGGTTACCCCACAACCATTCCGCCCACAAGCTCTGGCCAAATACTCCCGACACTTTGAGGGACCTGTTCCCCAGCAGCCCATAGCAGCTCACAGAGTAGTGTCTAACGTGAGCAGGCAAACTGCTGTGGGATCAGTCCCTGTTGGACCTCTTCACTCATGGACCTCAGAAGTGAGCGCTGTGGATCCCTTCGTCTCTGCACCTTTTCACCTCAAGGCCCCACAAGAAAAGCCCTAA
- the LOC122993812 gene encoding AP2-associated protein kinase 1-like isoform X5: protein MKKFFDSRRELVSSGPGSGAGGGGAGSGGGGSFIGRVFTIGRYQVTVEEIVAEGGFAIVFLVRTHQGLRCALKRMYVNNEHDLQVCNLEIQIMRDLVGHKNIVGFLDSSITAVGAGDVWEVLILMDFCRGGQVVNLMNQRLQTGFTEAEVLQIFCDTCEAVARLHQCKTPIIHRDLKVENILLHDRGHYVLCDFGSATNRFQNPQTEGVPVVEEEIKKYTTLSYRAPEMVNLYGGKVITAKADIWAMGCLLYKLCYFTLPFGESQVAICDGSFTIPDNSRYSQDMHCLIRYMLEPDPDKRPDIYQVSYFAFKLTRRECPVPNVHNSSIPTKLPEPIRASEAVAKKSQTKARLTDPIPTTETSIAPRQRPKAGQAQPQPISGILPIQPALTPRKRPNVAAGAPQAIGSSVPPSAAAAQQTAPQSVQTTNMQPQATPQHQQLLMKQQQASAFLSPQSNQQPASRGIHKVSSLTPPSSPKMAPKSGHRRILSDVTHSAVFGVPVSKSTQLLQAAAAEASLNKSKSASTTPSGSPCSSQQSVYHQGDGEAPSALSAPSTQPSWNPFGDDNFSKLTAEELLNKDFAKLAETAAQGEKAMGSNENLIPGLDAFPAERPADILGAGSALLSVPDPFNTLSLSDTPEKLIEGLKSPETSLLLPDLLTLADPFSSSAESTTNAKAEVCVDSLIPGLEAPQAQRHAGQPELISASMPDSLTGEDSLLGCDLLSHTSPHANQSVSALPSSSACSSAPPGSGSGSCLEELPPGQTASDSAFLMSCGEKGNDDEFDPIPVLISKNSNQDAQGESNGYSVLGEGQETETPEGDSQTNVGCVHSSDEDEEKEAHKEEQQDQEAIESHAVAHDCSGSRPLLLDSEEEEEQGSQLAVPSSPHSSIVPTQPSTTFHQPTPSTFAQNHSQHAHEPAKGADVAADVFSKAPFRVAQEESGDVFANAPFPRAPVAAQQPFDVFSQAPFGKRKDATGTYPEQGVLGQVTPQPFRPQALAKYSRHFEGPVPQQPIAAHRVVSNVSRQTAVGSVPVGPLHSWTSEVSAVDPFVSAPFHLKAPQEKP, encoded by the exons ATGAAGAAATTTTTTGACTCTCGTCGGGAGCTGGTGAGCTCTGGGCCTGGTTCCGGAGCCGGTGGAGGAGGCGCAGGTTCCGGCGGCGGTGGCAGCTTCATCGGACGGGTCTTCACTATTGGACGATATCAAGTGACCGTCGAGGAAATTGTCGCTGAAG GAGGTTTTGCCATTGTGTTTTTGGTGCGGACTCATCAAGGGCTACGTTGTGCACTAAAAAGGATGTATGTCAACAATGAACATGATCTACAAGTCTGCAATCTTGAGATACAGATCATG AGGGACTTAGTGGGCCACAAAAACATAGTTGGTTTCCTGGACTCCAGCATAACTGCAGTTGGAGCTGGTGATGTATGGGAAGTCCTAATCTTAATGGACTTCTGTCGAG GTGGGCAGGTGGTAAATCTAATGAATCAGCGGCTACAGACAGGCTTCACTGAAGCCGAGGTGTTACAGATCTTTTGTGACACATGTGAGGCTGTTGCTCGTCTCCACCAGTGCAAAACTCCAATCATCCACAGAGATCTCAAG GTAGAAAATATTCTTCTGCATGATCGGGGACACTATGTGCTCTGTGACTTTGGAAGTGCCACAAACCGCTTCCAAAACCCACAGACAGAGGGGGTGCCAGTCGTTGAGGAGGAAATCAAAAA GTACACTACTCTGTCATACCGCGCTCCAGAGATGGTCAACCTCTATGGTGGAAAGGTCATCACAGCGAAGGCAGACATTTGG gcAATGGGTTGTCTACTCTATAAGCTGTGCTACTTCACGCTTCCTTTTGGGGAGAGCCAAGTAGCAATCTGTGATGGCAGCTTCACTATCCCAGACAACTCCCGCTACTCCCAGGACATGCACTGTCTCATCA GATACATGCTGGAACCTGACCCAGATAAGAGACCAGACATCTACCAAGTATCCTACTTTGCCTTTAAACTGACTCGACGAGAGTGTCCAGTTCCAAATGTACAT AATTCGTCCATTCCTACAAAACTTCCTGAGCCTATCAGAGCCAGCGAAGCAGTGGCCAAAAAGAGTCAAACCAAAGCCAG ACTCACAGACCCCATTCCTACCACCGAAACCTCAATAGCGCCTCGACAACGGCCCAAGGCTGGGCAGGCTCAACCCCAACCGATATCAGGCATTCTTCCCATCCAGCCAGCTCTGACCCCACGCAAGAGGCCCAATGTGGCTGCTGGAGCACCGCAGGCCATAG GTTCCAGTGTCCCaccttcagctgcagctgctcaGCAAACTGCGCCGCAGTCAGTTCAGACCACCAACATGCAGCCGCAGGCTACACCACAACATCAGCAGCTCCTCATGAAGCAGCAGCAAGCTTCAGCCTTCTTGAGCCCACAGAGTAACCAGCAG CCGGCCAGCCGAGGGATTCACAAAGTCAGCTCCTTGACACCCCCCTCATCGCCGAAGATGGCCCCCAAGAGTGGCCATAGACGCATCCTGAGCGATGTCACTCACAGTGCCGTGTTTGGAGTCCCGGTCAGCAAGTCCACCCAGCTACTCCAGGCAGCCGCAGCTGAGGCCAGCCTCAACAAGTCCAA ATCAGCCAGCACTACTCCTTCTGGCTCCCCCTGCTCATCCCAGCAGAGTGTGTATCATCAAGGTGACGGTGAGGCCCCGTCAGCCCTCTCTGCACCCAGCACTCAGCCCAGCTGGAACCCCTTTGGGGATGATAACTTCTCCAAGCTAACAGCAGAGGAGCTGCTAAACAAAGACTTTGCAAAACTAGCTGAGA CTGCTGCTCAAGGAGAGAAGGCCATGGGCTCCAATGAAAATCTCATTCCAGGGCTCGATGCTTTTCCAG CTGAAAGACCTGCTGACATCCTGGGTGCAGGTTCAGCGTTGTTGAGTGTCCCGGACCCTTTTAAtaccctctccctctctgacaCCCCAG AGAAGCTGATTGAGGGACTGAAGTCCCCTGAAACTTCTCTGCTGCTCCCTGACCTCTTAACCCTGGCTGACCCCTTCAGTAGTTCTGCAGAGAGCACCACCAATG CAaaagcagaggtgtgtgtggattCACTGATTCCTGGTTTGGAAGCCCCCCAAGCCCAGCGACATGCAGGCCAGCCTGAGCTCATCTCTGCCAGCATGCCAG ACTCTCTCACTGGGGAGGACTCTCTGCTGGGCTGCGATCTGTTATCTCATACTTCTCCTCATGCAAACCagtctgtttctgctctcccttcctcctccgCCTGCTCTTCTGCTCCTCCTGGCTCCGGCTCTGGATCCTGTCTGGAGGAGCTGCCGCCTGGTCAGACAGCCTCTG ACTCCGCTTTCCTCATGTCGTGTGGGGAGAAGGGCAATGACGACGAGTTTGACCCTATTCCTGTGCTCATCTCCAAAAACTCAAATCAAG ATGCCCAAGGGGAGAGTAATGGCTACTCTGTGCTTGGCGAGGGACAAGAGACTGAAACTCCAGAGGGAGATTCTCAAACAAATGTGGGATGTGTTCACTCCAGCgatgaagatgaggaaaaaGAAGCCCACAAGGAAGAGCAGCAGGACCAAGAAGCCATTGAAAGTCACGCAGTGGCCCATGACTGCAGCGGCTCCAGACCTCTGCTGCTCGactcagaggaggaagaagaacaaggaTCTCAGCTGGCCGTCCCCTCATCACCGCACTCCAGCATAGTACCAACACAACCGTCTACTACCTTCCATCAACCTACTCCAAGTACCTTTGCTCAGAATCATTCCCAGCATGCACACGAGCCAGCAAAGGGGGCGGACGTCGCTGCAGATGTCTTCTCAAAAGCCCCCTTTCGTGTGGCGCAAGAAGAATCAGGAGATGTGTTTGCCAACGCTCCGTTTCCTCGCGCCCCCGTTGCAGCTCAGCAGCCATTCGATGTATTCTCGCAGGCTCCTTTTGGAAAAAGAAAGGACGCCACAGGAACATACCCTGAGCAAGGTGTGTTGGGACAGGTTACCCCACAACCATTCCGCCCACAAGCTCTGGCCAAATACTCCCGACACTTTGAGGGACCTGTTCCCCAGCAGCCCATAGCAGCTCACAGAGTAGTGTCTAACGTGAGCAGGCAAACTGCTGTGGGATCAGTCCCTGTTGGACCTCTTCACTCATGGACCTCAGAAGTGAGCGCTGTGGATCCCTTCGTCTCTGCACCTTTTCACCTCAAGGCCCCACAAGAAAAGCCCTAA